A genomic segment from Anopheles maculipalpis chromosome X, idAnoMacuDA_375_x, whole genome shotgun sequence encodes:
- the LOC126561887 gene encoding intraflagellar transport protein 140 homolog, which yields MTLYFDTKVQFLDSEAISTVSSWHPVEPIFAVASYSNERGGSVTIFDDTGIPLRDVSFPVHATSQATVLTWHPERKILLTGWENGEIHAWFEGKRDFATINGPHKSPIMLLEFSEKGGRVITADAMGVLTGWRFDGQTQFLTMFNHDLRDPLLHITFRKSIQSASSKELTNLARAAVAGDEAALDQLTSWRPRTAVRNLAHASVHDNYCFYACTQAGILYYINQTGTCTEIVRGDSIPIIQILWHPKQDSIVILMEDITIGHYEVDTNGQITELDRVKLSGKVSGSKSAITWVAGCALAILTGDLSVRIWDIETNDNYVLSMELSAASERSTSTGADRPPASAVALEVFTCVAYCADTQTLSAGTSQGNLYTWRRAASGYGRSYTNSENHWQLTNVTPVRGTIKSLVWGTTEANRPCMMVNCLSSVFILKEQSLLSAHARNVWATQKKSNELLVRHANGREVILHTDISIIHLALNELHIVVTNGRTIAVYRIDQAGTMRSSAGRLASTGGVMSDTGNGDPDGHTLLVAFVDSFAVECVAVYLYEQSIVALGTEQVKIYSLSGIILQEIVFNGNEGKPIGVDLVGPYLTVFTLHGYIRLYDVSRHDIRLLQPPKNAYDLFEKFGEIIMARTNANGTYVAFTIANEQLLPDGKLYLWNLESNVLSSREFHTPDPAGRGRWLKEAAETSTTTATGHTCLPVGFFWDAEDSRLLACESKPLPRQQTSVRGLQPESQIHVLFVDGQKSELAELEVLEPRTDGPGEQLELIGLCVPHLIVLRRNEIARLALRDFKGLDTCDLATREMVLNFSLNVAQENMDQAFSCIRSLRSDTVWANLARLCVQTGRLDVAKVCLGHLRRARSVRALRRATEDATLEPEARVAVLAIELGMMDEAEALYKRCGRYDLLNKLYQASGRFEEALEVAEHFDRVHLRNTYHRYAEWLKECGKTQKAIQYYERTSSLMHNISQLLMDDPAALKQYMQGTSDPELLRWWAQYVESSGDMEGAFKIYQRSGDWFSQVRILCFIGQVGRADEIARASGDRAACYHLGRYYENSGKLQEAIQFYTRAQTYGNAVRICKENDLPDDLWTVACTARARDKASAAAYFEESGDYRRAVELYHRAGMLHKAVEMAFRSQQPESLQVIASELDASSDPDLVARCADFFVGIEQPYKAVQLLANARQLSRALAVCAEHRVPVTETLAELLTPGKEDLPEGERIALLLRLGDILQEQGDYHAATKKFTQAGDRVRAMKSLLKSGDTDKIIFFAGMSRQKDVYVMAANYLQALNWQNDAKILKNIVTFYTKGQAYSQLANFYANCAQAEIDEFRDYDKALNALQEAVKSLSRASPASNSSQPAALDTLQVAMAEVRRVIELQDATERREYSNVIKLIKVRLEERQDPPPPVRVWDLLALLVECLVATGQHSEALYYVRELAQRKPDWYHQELLDKGVLDRLVAETGVNLEPYVNVAKVKRPTTATISTMSDDEEIQEVFE from the exons ATGACGCTATACTTCGATACGAAGGTACAGTTTCTCGACAGCGAGGCAATCAGCACGGTCAGCTCTTGGCATCCGGTGGAACCGATTTTCGCTGTCGCCTCGTACAGTAACGAACGCGGTGGCTCGGTAACAATATTCGATGATACG GGAATACCACTGCGTGATGTTTCGTTCCCGGTGCATGCCACCTCCCAGGCGACCGTGCTGACGTGGCACCCGGAGCGGAAGATTCTGCTTACCGGTTGGGAGAATGGGGAAATTCACGCCTGGTTCGAGGGAAAGCGTGATTTCGCAACGATTAATGGTCCGCACAAGTCCCCGATCATGTTGCTGGAGTTTAGTGAAAAGGGTGGACGCGTCATTACGGCCGATGCGATGGGTGTGCTGACGGGATGGCGGTTCGATGGGCAAACACAGTTTCTGACCATGTTTAATCACGATCTGCGCGATCCGTTGCTGCACATTACGTTTCGGAAATCGATCCAGAGCGCCAGCAGCAAGGAGCTGACGAATCTGGCACG AGCGGCGGTTGCCGGTGATGAGGCGGCTCTCGATCAGCTGACTAGCTGGAGACCGAGAACGGCAGTGCGCAATCTCGCCCATGCGAGCGTACACGACAACTACTGCTTTTACGCATGCACACAGGCCGGTATACTGTACTACATCAATCAAACCGGAACGTGCACGGAAATAGTGCGCGGTGACAGCATCCCGATCATACAGATACTCTGGCACCCGAAACA AGACTCGATCGTGATACTGATGGAGGACATTACGATCGGACACTACGAGGTGGACACCAACGGCCAGATAACGGAGCTCGATCGGGTGAAGCTTTCCGGGAAGGTGTCCGGTTCAAAGAGTGCAATCACATGGGTCGCTGGCTGTGCGCTTGCCATTCTTACCGGCGATCTGTCCGTACGCATCTGGGACATTGAGACGAACGACAACTACGTGCTCTCGATGGAACTATCGGCCGCATCAGAACGGTCCACCAGCACCGGCGCAGATCGGCCACCCGCAAGTGCGGTGGCGCTGGAAGTGTTTACGTGTGTAGCGTACTGTGCGGACACGCAAACGCTCAGTGCCGGTACGAGCCAGGGTAATCTGTACACTTGGCGCCGTGCAGCAAGTGGGTATGGTCGTTCGTACACCAACTCCGAGAACCATTGGCAGCTGACGAACGTGACACCGGTGCGAGGAACAATCAAAAGTCTCGTTTGGGGCACTACCGAAGCAAACCGGCCATGCATGATGGTGAACTGCCTGTCCAGTGTGTTCATCCTCAAGGAGCAATCGTTACTGTCCGCTCACGCCCGGAACGTTTGGGCGACACAGAAAAAATCCAACGAATTGCTCGTCCGGCATGCAAACGGGCGGGAAGTGATACTGCACACGGACATATCGATCATCCATCTTGCACTGAACGAGCTGCACATTGTTGTAACGAATGGGCGCACTATAGCTGTTTATCGGATCGATCAAGCCGGTACGATGCGCAGTAGTGCTGGGCGGCTAGCATCGACTGGTGGAGTGATGAGCGACACGGGGAATGGTGATCCCGACGGGCATACGTTATTAGTTGCGTTCGTAGATAGTTTTGCTGTCGAATGTGTGGCTGTTTATCTGTACGAGCAGAGCATTGTTGCACTTGGGACGGAACAGGTGAAGATTTACTCACTGAGCGGCATCATTCTGCAGGAGATTGTGTTCAACGGCAATGAAG GCAAACCTATCGGAGTCGATCTTGTTGGTCCGTATCTGACTGTGTTCACACTGCACGGGTACATCCGGCTGTACGACGTCTCACGGCACGATATCCGCCTGCTGCAACCACCGAAAAACGCGTACGATCTGTTTGAAAAGTTCGGTGAAATCATCATGGCGCGCACGAATGCGAACGGGACGTATGTGGCGTTTACCATCGCTAACGAGCAGCTGCTACCGGACGGCAAGCTGTACCTTTGGAACCTGGAAAGCAATGTGCTTAGTTCGCGAGAATTTCACACCCCCGACCCGGCAGGACGTGGCCGTTGGTTGAAGGAAGCGGCTGAAACTTCGACAACCACCGCCACCGGGCATACCTGCTTACCGGTTGGGTTTTTCTGGGATGCCGAAGATTCGCGGCTGTTGGCGTGTGAAAGCAAACCCTTGCCGAGGCAGCAAACGTCGGTGCGAGGTTTGCAGCCCGAATCGCAAATACACGTACTGTTTGTCGATGGTCAGAAATCGGAGCTGGCCGAGCTGGAGGTGCTGGAACCGCGTACGGACGGACCGGGTGAGCAGCTAGAGCTGATCGGGCTGTGCGTGCCGCATCTGATCGTGCTGCGGAGAAACGAAATCGCTCGCCTAGCGTTGCGTGACTTTAAGGGGTTAGATACGTGCGATCTGGCCACGCGAGAGATGGTGCTGAACTTTAGTCTAAATGTAGCGCAGGAAAACATGGACCAAGCGTTTAGCTGTATCCGATCGCTACGCTCTGATACGGTGTGGGCAAATTTAGCTCGACTCTGTGTGCAGACCGGGCGGTTAGATGTGGCGAAAGTTTGTCTCGGCCATTTGAGGCGTGCCCGGTCGGTGCGGGCATTGAGACGTGCAACGGAGGATGCAACGTTAGAACCAGAAGCACGGGTTGCTGTGTTGGCAATCGAGCTCGGGATGATGGATGAGGCGGAAGCACTGTATAAACGGTGCGGTCGGTATGATTTGTTGAACAAGCTGTACCAAGCGTCGGGACGGTTTGAGGAGGCGTTGGAGGTGGCGGAACACTTCGATCGGGTACATCTGCGAAACACGTACCACCGGTACGCGGAGTGGTTGAAGGAATGTGGCAAAACGCAGAAAGCGATACAGTACTACGAGCGGACGAGTAGCCTGATGCACAACATTAGCCAGCTGCTGATGGATGATCCGGCCGCATTGAAGCAGTACATGCAGGGTACGAGTGATCCGGAGCTGTTGCGATGGTGGGCTCAGTACGTCGAGAGTAGTGGCGATATGGAGGGTGCGTTCAAGATCTATCAGCGCTCTGGCGATTGGTTCTCGCAGGTGCGCATCTTGTGCTTTATCGGGCAGGTTGGCCGGGCGGATGAGATAGCGCGTGCCAGTGGTGATCGGGCCGCTTGCTATCATTTGGGCCGATATTACGAGAACAGCGGGAAGTTGCAGGAGGCTATACAGTTTTATACGCGCGCACAAACGTACGGCAATGCGGTACGCATTTGCAAGGAGAATGACCTCCCGGATGATCTGTGGACGGTGGCATGTACGGCACGAGCCCGGGATAAAGCGTCCGCGGCTGCCTACTTCGAGGAATCGGGCGATTATAGGCGTGCGGTGGAACTTTACCATCGTGCCGGGATGCTGCACAAAGCGGTAGAGATGGCTTTCCGATCGCAGCAACCGGAATCACTGCAAGTGATCGCATCCGAGCTGGACGCTTCATCCGATCCCGATCTGGTGGCAAGATGTGCCGATTTCTTCGTCGGCATCGAACAACCGTACAAAGCGGTTCAGTTGCTAGCGAACGCACGACAACTATCGCGCGCACTAGCGGTCTGTGCGGAACACCGTGTACCCGTGACGGAAACGTTAGCCGAACTGTTAACACCCGGCAAGGAAGATCTGCCGGAGGGAGAGCGTATAGCGTTGCTGCTACGGCTCGGCGATATACTCCAGGAGCAGGGTGATTATCATGCGGCGACGAAAAAGTTTACCCAGGCAGGCGATCGTGTGCGTGCGATGAAGAGTCTGCTCAAATCAGGAGACACGGATAAGATTATCTTCTTTGCCGGTATGTCACGGCAGAAAGATGTGTACGTGATGGCGGCGAATTATCTGCAGGCACTCAACTGGCAGAACGATGCAAAGATCCTGAAGAACATAGTCACGTTCTACACGAAGGGCCAAGCGTACAGCCAGCTGGCGAACTTTTACGCCAACTGTGCCCAGGCAGAAATAGACGAGTTCCGGGACTACGACAAAGCGCTCAATGCATTGCAGGAAGCGGTCAAAAGTTTGTCGCGTGCCTCGCCAGCATCGAACTCCTCCCAACCAGCGGCACTCGATACGCTACAGGTAGCGATGGCGGAGGTTCGGCGCGTTATCGAGCTGCAGGATGCAACGGAACGGCGCGAGTACAGCAATGTCATCAAGTTGATCAAGGTCCGGTTGGAAGAGCGTCaagatccaccaccaccggtgcgtgtgtgggaTTTGCTAGCGTTGCTGGTAGAGTGTTTGGTGGCGACCGGGCAACATTCGGAAGCGCTCTACTACGTGCGGGAGTTGGCCCAACGGAAACCCGACTGGTATCATCAGGAGCTGCTGGATAAGGGAGTGCTCGATCGGTTGGTAGCGGAGACGGGCGTTAATCTCGAACCGTACGTTAACGTTGCGAAGGTGAAGCGTCCGACCACGGCCACCATCTCCACGATGAGTGATGATGAAGAAATTCAGGAGGTGTTTGAGTAG